The proteins below come from a single Kitasatospora sp. NBC_00315 genomic window:
- a CDS encoding BlaI/MecI/CopY family transcriptional regulator, which produces MSDGSDPRRPHGELVADVLAVLWAATGPLTAGQVREALGRRQARTTVTTILTRLYEKGTLRRERDGRGFVYSPVHDAPGLTASRMHRELHRDPHRDLVLERFVSALSPDDEVVLRRLLRTAGEGGE; this is translated from the coding sequence ATGTCGGACGGGAGCGACCCCAGGCGGCCGCACGGCGAACTCGTGGCCGACGTGCTCGCCGTACTCTGGGCGGCGACCGGGCCGCTCACGGCCGGTCAGGTCCGGGAGGCTCTCGGCCGCCGCCAGGCCAGGACCACGGTGACGACGATCCTCACCCGCCTGTACGAGAAGGGGACGCTGAGGCGCGAACGCGACGGCCGCGGATTCGTGTACTCCCCCGTGCACGACGCGCCCGGCCTGACCGCCAGTCGGATGCACCGGGAGCTCCACCGCGACCCGCACCGGGATCTGGTCCTGGAGCGCTTCGTCTCCGCCCTCTCCCCGGACGACGAGGTCGTCCTGCGCCGCCTGCTGCGTACGGCCGGGGAGGGTGGCGAGTGA